A DNA window from Aminipila luticellarii contains the following coding sequences:
- the fumC gene encoding class II fumarate hydratase produces MEYRIEKDTMGEVQVPADRLWAAQTQRSFDNFKIGTEKMPRSIIRAFAVLKKSAARVNAELGLLEQEVADEIAKACDEILKGTMYEEFPLAVWQTGSGTQSNMNVNEVIAGIVNREGRVRKIHPNDDVNKGQSSNDTFPTAMHMAAVIEIEGRLLPALEGLQKTFEKLSHEYGSVIKIGRTHLQDATPLTLGQEISGWAYMLENTSEMIKASEKHLFQLALGGTAVGTGLNTHQDFPVMVAKTIAEETGYAFMTAPNKFHALTSKDALVHAHGALKALGANLMKIANDVRMLSSGPRCGIGELIIPANEPGSSIMPGKVNPTQCEAVTMVSVQVMGNDACIGFAASQGNFELNVFMPVIIYNFLQSVRLLSDVMVSFNKNCASGIKPNPDKIKYNLENSLMLVTSLNPYIGYENAAKIAKNAYEKGLTLKESALELKLLTEKEFDEYVKPEKMISNLK; encoded by the coding sequence ATGGAGTATCGTATAGAAAAAGACACCATGGGCGAGGTTCAAGTACCGGCAGACAGACTCTGGGCAGCGCAGACCCAAAGAAGCTTTGATAACTTTAAAATCGGTACGGAAAAAATGCCGAGGAGCATCATCAGAGCTTTTGCGGTCTTAAAAAAAAGTGCCGCCCGTGTAAATGCGGAGCTGGGTCTGTTGGAGCAGGAAGTGGCGGATGAAATCGCTAAAGCATGTGATGAAATTCTAAAGGGAACCATGTATGAGGAATTTCCGCTTGCCGTATGGCAGACCGGTTCCGGAACCCAGAGCAATATGAATGTAAATGAAGTGATTGCAGGGATCGTGAACCGGGAGGGAAGGGTTCGGAAAATCCATCCCAACGATGACGTCAACAAAGGTCAGAGCTCCAATGATACTTTTCCGACTGCTATGCATATGGCCGCTGTTATTGAAATAGAAGGGCGATTGTTACCTGCCCTGGAGGGGCTGCAGAAAACCTTTGAGAAGCTTTCTCATGAATATGGGAGCGTGATTAAGATCGGAAGAACCCATTTACAGGATGCAACGCCTTTGACCTTAGGACAGGAAATCAGCGGATGGGCTTATATGCTGGAAAACACCAGCGAAATGATCAAAGCCAGTGAAAAACATCTTTTCCAGCTGGCACTGGGCGGGACAGCGGTGGGAACCGGATTGAACACCCATCAGGACTTCCCTGTTATGGTGGCGAAAACAATAGCAGAGGAAACCGGTTATGCTTTTATGACCGCACCGAATAAATTCCATGCCTTGACCAGCAAGGACGCTTTGGTTCACGCCCATGGGGCTTTAAAAGCTTTGGGAGCAAATCTGATGAAAATAGCCAATGATGTACGAATGCTTTCAAGCGGACCCAGATGCGGGATCGGCGAATTGATTATTCCGGCAAATGAACCGGGATCTTCTATCATGCCGGGAAAAGTCAATCCGACTCAGTGTGAGGCGGTCACCATGGTTTCTGTACAGGTGATGGGAAACGACGCCTGCATCGGCTTTGCCGCATCTCAGGGAAATTTTGAACTGAATGTATTTATGCCGGTCATCATCTATAACTTTTTACAGTCCGTAAGGCTTTTATCAGATGTCATGGTAAGCTTTAATAAAAACTGTGCGTCGGGAATCAAACCAAATCCGGACAAGATAAAATATAACCTGGAAAATTCATTGATGCTGGTGACCAGTCTCAATCCGTATATCGGGTATGAAAATGCGGCTAAAATAGCAAAGAACGCCTATGAGAAAGGGCTGACCTTGAAAGAATCCGCTCTGGAATTAAAACTGCTGACAGAAAAAGAATTTGATGAATATGTGAAACCTGAAAAAATGATTTCGAACTTAAAATAA
- a CDS encoding NAD(P)-dependent malic enzyme → MDNREYALKAHKEWGGKIEVIARSKIKTKEDLAVAYTPGVAVPCLEIEKDENKAYDYTRKSNLVAVITNGTAVLGLGDIGPSAGMPVMEGKCVLFKEFGGVDAFPLCVDTKDVDDLVNVIYKISKSFGGINLEDIGAPACFEVERRLKEMCDIPVFHDDQHGTAIVVTAALINAAKLKGQKPEELKIVMNGAGAAGISITKLLLDAGFKDIVVCDSKGILCEGVTTAEGAKGEIARMTNREKKTGSLADAMKGSDIFVGVSKGNLVSEEMVQSMNEKPIILAMANPTPEIMPDKALHAGAYIVGTGRSDFPNQINNVLVFPGVFKGALAVRATEITDSMKMAAAKAIASVVSEGELKPEYIIPDPFNPRVAQVVADAVAAEAKRIGINRI, encoded by the coding sequence ATGGATAACAGGGAATATGCACTGAAAGCACACAAGGAATGGGGCGGAAAAATAGAGGTGATAGCCCGGTCGAAAATTAAAACGAAAGAAGATCTTGCTGTAGCCTATACACCTGGGGTCGCCGTACCGTGCCTGGAAATTGAAAAGGACGAAAATAAGGCCTATGATTACACGCGAAAATCGAATCTGGTCGCCGTTATAACAAACGGAACGGCCGTCCTTGGACTTGGGGATATCGGACCCAGTGCAGGAATGCCGGTCATGGAAGGAAAGTGCGTTCTCTTCAAGGAGTTTGGCGGCGTGGATGCTTTTCCTCTGTGCGTGGATACGAAGGACGTGGATGACCTTGTCAATGTCATTTACAAAATATCCAAGAGCTTTGGCGGTATTAATCTGGAGGATATAGGTGCTCCGGCATGCTTTGAGGTGGAAAGACGCTTGAAAGAAATGTGCGATATTCCCGTATTTCACGACGATCAGCACGGAACGGCCATTGTAGTTACTGCCGCCCTTATCAATGCGGCAAAATTAAAAGGTCAAAAGCCGGAAGAATTAAAGATTGTTATGAACGGAGCCGGAGCTGCCGGAATCTCCATAACCAAATTACTGCTGGACGCAGGTTTTAAAGACATTGTTGTTTGCGACAGCAAAGGAATTTTGTGTGAAGGAGTTACGACTGCCGAAGGGGCTAAAGGTGAAATCGCAAGGATGACCAACCGGGAGAAAAAAACAGGCAGCTTAGCGGATGCCATGAAGGGCTCGGACATCTTTGTGGGGGTTTCCAAGGGAAATCTGGTCAGTGAAGAAATGGTTCAATCCATGAACGAAAAACCGATTATTCTGGCGATGGCCAATCCTACGCCGGAAATCATGCCGGACAAGGCTCTTCATGCAGGTGCGTATATCGTAGGAACCGGAAGAAGTGATTTTCCGAATCAAATCAATAATGTGCTGGTATTCCCCGGCGTGTTTAAAGGTGCTCTTGCCGTGAGAGCCACAGAAATTACAGACAGTATGAAAATGGCAGCTGCTAAGGCTATAGCCAGTGTGGTTTCAGAGGGAGAGCTGAAACCGGAATATATTATTCCGGATCCATTCAACCCAAGAGTAGCACAGGTGGTGGCAGATGCGGTTGCAGCGGAAGCCAAAAGAATTGGCATCAATAGAATATAG
- a CDS encoding MGDG synthase family glycosyltransferase yields the protein MNILILTGHFGLGHCSAAEALKQEILSKDPEAQVDVVDILAYMLPNFSRIIYGTFNFMVSKCSKVYNFLYEESAKYSKAPFQRAFIKKIDRLLNQYEPELILSTLPICSQYISAYKSMKYCNIPLHTYITDIKAHEEWIAQNTDMYFVGNKSTKNMLASRGIPAENIVVSGIPVKLAFKGNKGRKNTEPVKEVLIMGGGLGLIPSSERLLKRLHNNPSMHITVITGKNEKLYAKMKKRFPYMNIIGYTDRVHEYMRKADIIITKSGGITLFEAINCETPLYVIKPFLSQELGNAEFIESLNIGRVLWSSDTDAAEDLLSLIENEPLLCRMQENMKRVKKHLDGRSPLAFYCLKGEESCS from the coding sequence ATGAATATTTTAATTTTAACAGGACATTTTGGGCTGGGCCATTGTTCGGCAGCAGAAGCATTGAAGCAGGAAATCCTTTCAAAAGATCCTGAAGCACAAGTGGATGTGGTGGATATTCTGGCTTATATGCTGCCGAATTTCAGCCGCATTATTTACGGAACCTTTAACTTTATGGTAAGCAAATGTTCCAAGGTATACAATTTTCTTTATGAAGAATCTGCCAAATACAGCAAAGCTCCCTTTCAAAGAGCCTTTATTAAAAAAATAGATCGATTGCTGAATCAATATGAACCGGAGCTGATTCTTTCCACTCTGCCGATATGCTCTCAGTACATTTCCGCATACAAAAGCATGAAATACTGCAACATACCTCTTCACACGTATATCACCGATATAAAGGCTCATGAGGAATGGATCGCCCAAAATACGGATATGTATTTCGTAGGCAATAAAAGCACAAAGAATATGCTTGCTTCCAGAGGAATACCAGCTGAAAATATTGTGGTTTCAGGGATTCCGGTCAAGCTTGCCTTTAAGGGAAATAAGGGGCGTAAAAATACAGAACCTGTAAAAGAAGTGCTGATCATGGGCGGGGGACTTGGTTTGATTCCTTCTTCGGAAAGACTGTTGAAGAGACTCCACAACAATCCATCCATGCACATTACCGTGATTACTGGAAAAAATGAAAAGTTATATGCAAAGATGAAAAAAAGGTTTCCCTATATGAATATTATCGGATATACAGACCGGGTACATGAATATATGAGAAAAGCGGATATTATTATAACAAAATCCGGCGGAATTACCCTTTTTGAAGCGATCAACTGTGAAACACCCCTGTATGTCATAAAACCTTTTCTGTCACAAGAGCTGGGAAACGCGGAGTTTATTGAAAGCTTGAACATAGGGAGGGTCTTATGGTCTTCTGATACGGATGCTGCCGAGGATCTGTTGTCTTTAATAGAAAACGAGCCTCTTTTATGCCGGATGCAGGAGAATATGAAAAGGGTAAAGAAGCATTTGGACGGCCGCTCGCCTTTGGCTTTTTATTGCCTGAAAGGAGAGGAATCATGTTCCTGA
- a CDS encoding polysaccharide deacetylase family protein, giving the protein MFLKSLTIFLFCILISYSILPTCVYKIKQRAERIHTQHKKLYLTFDDGPDERFTENLLDLLKRHEIRATFFSVAEFAENNPHIMERMEREGHLIGLHSSRHQNGLWQTPGHTRADFERSEEIFRRLGIRTKLFRPPWGHINAQTLACVKQYGYKIVLWDIMAEDWRGGTTWQQIAEKLLRRTQNGDIICLHDGRGKKDAPGRTIKALEEVLPVWISQGYTFARMDEKYE; this is encoded by the coding sequence ATGTTCCTGAAAAGTTTGACTATTTTTCTTTTCTGTATCCTCATAAGCTATAGTATTTTACCTACTTGTGTTTATAAAATAAAACAGAGAGCAGAAAGAATCCATACACAACATAAGAAGCTGTACCTTACTTTCGATGACGGACCGGATGAAAGATTTACAGAAAATCTTTTGGACTTATTAAAGCGGCACGAAATAAGGGCTACCTTTTTTTCTGTAGCGGAATTTGCTGAAAATAATCCGCATATCATGGAAAGAATGGAACGGGAGGGGCATCTGATCGGATTGCATTCCTCCCGACATCAGAATGGATTATGGCAGACTCCGGGGCACACGAGAGCAGACTTTGAACGAAGTGAAGAGATATTCAGAAGGCTGGGAATCAGAACGAAGCTTTTCAGACCTCCTTGGGGACATATCAATGCCCAGACGTTAGCCTGTGTGAAACAATACGGGTATAAGATCGTTCTGTGGGATATCATGGCAGAAGATTGGAGAGGCGGCACCACGTGGCAGCAGATCGCCGAAAAGCTGCTGCGAAGGACCCAAAACGGAGATATTATATGCCTGCATGACGGAAGAGGCAAAAAGGACGCACCCGGCAGGACCATCAAGGCTTTGGAGGAAGTATTGCCGGTCTGGATTTCTCAGGGGTATACCTTTGCCAGAATGGATGAAAAGTATGAGTAA